A single region of the Musa acuminata AAA Group cultivar baxijiao chromosome BXJ1-11, Cavendish_Baxijiao_AAA, whole genome shotgun sequence genome encodes:
- the LOC135596448 gene encoding VQ motif-containing protein 22-like has protein sequence MATSDATGSPAVFASLSEPTAFTAASDLTIDWSASSGGRVARPSSRRRPRASRRAPVTMLNTDTANFRAMVQQFTGVPSGPYSSGYRRGGGPVVTFGRSSSDPVRETVTVFPEQHYRPQQQRYQYSETAFSVSSNYSDAFLQELTTNSAMSSETADGFLFEGLSSQSTVRPTSVNSKLDRYLL, from the coding sequence ATGGCAACCAGTGACGCGACCGGAAGCCCGGCGGTGTTCGCTTCGTTGTCGGAGCCGACAGCCTTCACGGCCGCATCCGACCTTACCATCGACTGGTCGGCTAGCAGCGGCGGCCGCGTGGCGAGGCCATCGTCCCGGCGGCGGCCGAGGGCCTCCAGAAGGGCCCCCGTCACCATGCTGAACACCGACACCGCCAATTTCCGGGCGATGGTGCAGCAGTTCACCGGCGTCCCGTCCGGTCCCTATTCCTCGGGTTATCGGCGCGGCGGTGGGCCGGTCGTCACCTTTGGTCGCAGTTCCAGCGATCCGGTTCGCGAGACGGTGACGGTGTTCCCGGAGCAACACTACCGACCGCAGCAGCAGCGATATCAGTATTCGGAGACAGCATTTAGCGTTAGCAGCAACTACAGCGATGCATTTCTTCAAGAGCTCACCACCAATTCCGCGATGAGTTCGGAGACGGCTGATGGCTTCTTGTTCGAAGGCCTATCGAGTCAAAGCACGGTGAGGCCAACCTCTGTGAACAGCAAGCTCGATCGTTACTTGTTGTGA
- the LOC103971401 gene encoding glycine cleavage system H protein 2, mitochondrial, producing MAYRVLCASRVASYLRISVFHRGFSTVIKDLKYSDTHEWIKVDGSSATIGITDHAQDHLGDVVYVEMPEVGTTVAQGKGFGAVESVKATSDVNSPVSGEVVEVNSELTGSPGLVNASPYENGWIVKVNMGDTGELNSLMDSEQYSKFCEEEDARH from the exons ATGGCGTACAGGGTGCTGTGTGCTTCGAGAGTCGCCTCCTACCTGAGGATCTCTGTCTTCCACAGAGGCTTCTCCACTG TTATTAAGGATTTGAAATATTCCGACACTCATGAGTGGATTAAAGTTGATGGATCTTCTGCAACGATAGGAATAACTGACCATGCTcag GATCACTTAGGCGACGTTGTGTATGTTGAAATGCCAGAAGTCGGCACAACTGTAGCACAGGGAAAGGGTTTTGGTGCAGTTGAGAGTGTCAAGGCAACCAGTGATGTCAATTCTCCTGTCTCTGGAGAGGTGGTTGAAGTTAATTCTGAGCTAACTGGTTCTCCTGGATTG GTTAATGCGAGCCCATACGAGAATGGCTGGATTGTAAAGGTTAACATGGGTGACACGGGCGAGTTGAATTCGCTGATGGACTCGGAGCAATACTCCAAGTTCTGCGAGGAAGAAGATGCTAGGCATTGA